In the genome of Deinococcus deserti VCD115, one region contains:
- a CDS encoding alpha/beta hydrolase, with amino-acid sequence MCLSARLVLALSLLLGTGEATQAQTTASPANTISEAVLRAVPAVRHVRPGVTVPGTPPDLNASITVRYGTERPRAILLLMPGYLGGAGSFDRLARQIVALDPGVAVWAVDRRGNLLEEHAPLAQAGKTELETIVRSALPVRPIRQLSFMRDWGLDTTLRDWRVAVQEARTLTPEVYVGGHSMGASLAGLYAAYDFDGQPGYQDVRGLVMLDGTPNLLNGRLVSAQEYRRGFWGTLGPITGLDAINRMPYVNTFYYSPQRAIRGNAQARLAQLAPQEPAPDGGLTTLPATNLAAAMLQIEQRYALLPFLAVHTGKATNTREEPNPLPRLLGAEEDAQTIVGPRFSRVPIGWRSDPEAPTDAQDFVNRFWTPLSDMTEWYFPQRLTLDVSTASLDTRGTPHEALRVWHTASIMTPVLGIAAEAGVTRAADYWRYGGQVLGQTTVHTLPGAAHLDIVTARGTQVARWLLDWMAGFPPRRS; translated from the coding sequence ATGTGTCTGTCTGCACGCTTGGTGCTGGCCCTGTCGCTGCTGCTGGGGACAGGGGAGGCGACACAGGCTCAGACCACAGCTTCGCCTGCCAACACCATCAGTGAGGCAGTCCTGAGGGCAGTTCCAGCGGTCCGGCATGTCCGCCCCGGTGTGACTGTTCCTGGCACCCCACCGGACCTGAATGCCAGTATCACTGTCCGCTACGGGACCGAGCGCCCCCGGGCAATTCTGCTGCTTATGCCCGGGTACCTGGGCGGCGCAGGGAGTTTCGACCGGCTGGCACGCCAGATCGTCGCGCTTGATCCGGGTGTGGCGGTCTGGGCGGTCGACCGCCGGGGCAACCTGCTCGAAGAGCATGCACCCCTGGCACAGGCGGGAAAAACGGAGCTGGAAACAATAGTTCGCAGTGCCCTGCCGGTACGTCCCATCCGACAGCTGAGCTTCATGCGTGACTGGGGGCTGGACACCACCCTGCGTGACTGGCGGGTGGCTGTGCAGGAGGCCCGTACCCTGACGCCTGAGGTCTACGTCGGGGGCCACTCCATGGGGGCCAGTCTGGCCGGGCTGTACGCTGCGTATGACTTCGACGGTCAGCCGGGTTACCAGGACGTGCGGGGGCTGGTGATGCTTGACGGCACCCCTAACCTGCTCAACGGGCGGCTGGTCAGCGCCCAGGAATACCGCCGCGGCTTCTGGGGGACCCTTGGACCGATCACCGGCCTGGACGCTATCAACCGCATGCCCTATGTCAATACGTTCTATTACAGCCCCCAGCGGGCTATCCGGGGCAACGCGCAGGCGCGGCTGGCGCAACTCGCTCCCCAGGAACCTGCCCCGGACGGCGGCCTGACCACACTGCCTGCGACCAATCTGGCCGCGGCGATGCTGCAGATTGAGCAGCGGTACGCCCTGCTGCCATTTCTTGCCGTGCATACCGGGAAGGCCACCAACACCCGTGAAGAGCCCAATCCGCTGCCTCGACTGCTGGGCGCTGAAGAGGATGCTCAGACCATCGTGGGTCCGCGGTTTTCCCGCGTGCCTATCGGCTGGCGGAGCGACCCAGAGGCGCCCACCGACGCACAGGACTTCGTCAACCGCTTCTGGACCCCGCTGAGCGACATGACAGAGTGGTACTTCCCGCAGCGGCTGACCCTGGATGTCAGCACGGCCAGTCTGGATACCCGGGGCACCCCACATGAGGCGCTGCGCGTGTGGCATACCGCGTCCATCATGACCCCGGTGCTGGGCATTGCGGCCGAGGCAGGTGTGACCAGAGCGGCCGACTACTGGCGGTATGGCGGGCAGGTGCTGGGCCAGACCACGGTTCACACGCTGCCGGGCGCAGCCCATCTGGATATCGTGACCGCCCGGGGTACACAGGTGGCCCGCTGGCTGCTCGACTGGATGGCAGGTTTCCCTCCACGCCGGAGCTGA
- a CDS encoding Asp23/Gls24 family envelope stress response protein has product MSGSIHITEAALASLIGLTAHEIPGVVGMAPANLKEGLSRVLGRANASDGVVIGKDNGKFTADLYIVAAYGVSIPTVARNITDRVEHVVRTQAGIELAATRVHAVGVQRV; this is encoded by the coding sequence GTGAGTGGCTCTATACACATTACGGAGGCAGCTCTGGCCTCCCTGATTGGCCTGACGGCCCATGAGATTCCGGGCGTGGTCGGCATGGCTCCGGCCAACCTGAAAGAGGGCCTGTCGCGTGTGCTGGGCCGCGCCAACGCCAGTGACGGCGTGGTGATCGGCAAGGACAATGGCAAGTTTACGGCTGACCTCTATATCGTGGCGGCCTACGGCGTCAGTATTCCGACGGTGGCTCGCAACATCACCGACCGGGTCGAGCACGTGGTCCGCACTCAGGCAGGCATCGAACTGGCTGCCACGCGTGTTCACGCGGTGGGAGTCCAGCGTGTCTGA
- a CDS encoding sulfite oxidase-like oxidoreductase: MLGKFFKKPENDMGGRIPPGQTLTTRFPVLTYGPTQHYPASEAQVRIFGLAGERTFGWEELLALPQTTLTYDIHCVTHWSKLDTTWTGVRVTDLLPLLDLQPGATHVMVHSAGGYTTNLSLEDFARPENLLAHTFDGQSLEAEHGGPLRLVVPHLFFWKSAKWLSGLEFMDGDRPGFWERNGYHMRGDPFHGQRYDDD, encoded by the coding sequence ATGCTCGGCAAGTTCTTTAAGAAGCCTGAAAACGACATGGGCGGCCGGATTCCTCCCGGCCAGACGCTCACCACGCGCTTCCCGGTGCTGACCTACGGCCCCACCCAGCACTACCCGGCGTCCGAAGCCCAGGTCCGTATTTTCGGGCTGGCCGGTGAGCGCACCTTCGGCTGGGAGGAACTGCTGGCCCTGCCCCAGACGACCCTGACCTACGACATCCACTGTGTCACCCACTGGAGCAAGCTGGACACCACCTGGACCGGCGTGCGCGTGACTGATCTGCTCCCTCTGCTGGACCTGCAGCCCGGCGCCACGCACGTGATGGTGCACAGCGCTGGGGGGTACACGACCAACCTGTCTTTAGAGGATTTCGCGCGGCCAGAGAATCTGCTGGCCCATACCTTCGATGGTCAGTCGCTGGAAGCTGAGCATGGCGGCCCGCTGCGGCTGGTCGTGCCGCACCTGTTCTTCTGGAAAAGCGCCAAATGGCTCTCCGGGCTGGAATTCATGGACGGGGACCGTCCGGGCTTCTGGGAGCGCAACGGCTACCACATGCGCGGTGATCCCTTTCACGGGCAGCGCTACGACGATGACTGA
- a CDS encoding M17 family metallopeptidase translates to MQLHAGTELHGDVEHSELSVVFSGEAFPGRLTRGLKPGEVRLAARTAQGDEALALLPSDTTQARELGAAIAKLARDLKVTAVRVAPTDHAQALASAALAAGWQDTRFKGDDAEQARVPTLEMTGLKAEAQAAVEALSAGLSLARELVSAPANVINPATLAREARLLEAFGLDVDVWDGAEIEARGMGLLAAVAAGSVTGPRLIRVTLPARGEVTRVVALVGKGITFDTGGYSIKTTQGMYGMKNDMGGAGAVLGAMRALADLKDRIPQGVEVRAYVAAAENMVGPHAMRPGDVYRAANGKTVEIVSTDAEGRLVLGDALAVACDEGATELVDVATLTGVKISALGNDIAAVFSNDRALADRLRAAAHEAGEHIWELPLHAPYLKAYQKNTVADLKNSDLNPAGASIKAALFLSQFVTRPWAHLDIAGNAEKEGVATGWGVGTLVEYVLGQPQ, encoded by the coding sequence ATGCAACTTCATGCTGGAACGGAGCTTCACGGTGACGTGGAGCACTCAGAGCTGTCGGTGGTGTTTTCAGGCGAGGCGTTCCCCGGGCGCCTGACCCGGGGGCTGAAGCCCGGTGAGGTGCGTCTGGCCGCGCGGACGGCCCAGGGAGACGAAGCCCTGGCACTGCTGCCGTCGGACACCACGCAGGCGCGTGAACTGGGGGCTGCCATCGCCAAACTGGCCCGGGATCTCAAGGTCACGGCCGTGCGGGTCGCGCCCACAGACCATGCCCAGGCGCTGGCCAGCGCCGCGCTGGCAGCCGGCTGGCAGGACACCCGCTTCAAGGGTGACGACGCGGAGCAGGCCAGAGTTCCCACCCTTGAGATGACCGGCCTGAAGGCAGAGGCTCAGGCTGCGGTGGAGGCTCTGAGTGCTGGCCTGAGCCTGGCCCGTGAACTGGTCAGCGCGCCGGCCAATGTCATCAACCCGGCGACCCTGGCCCGTGAGGCTCGCCTCCTGGAAGCGTTTGGACTGGACGTGGACGTCTGGGACGGCGCGGAGATCGAGGCCCGGGGAATGGGACTGCTGGCTGCCGTGGCGGCCGGTAGTGTGACCGGGCCACGCCTGATCCGCGTGACCCTGCCGGCGCGTGGAGAGGTCACGCGCGTCGTGGCACTGGTCGGCAAGGGCATCACCTTCGATACGGGCGGCTACTCCATCAAGACCACCCAGGGCATGTACGGCATGAAGAACGACATGGGCGGCGCAGGGGCCGTGCTGGGGGCCATGCGGGCCCTGGCAGACCTGAAGGACCGTATTCCGCAGGGCGTCGAGGTGCGCGCCTATGTGGCGGCAGCCGAAAATATGGTTGGTCCCCATGCTATGCGTCCGGGCGACGTCTACCGCGCTGCCAACGGCAAAACGGTAGAAATCGTGAGCACCGACGCCGAAGGGCGCCTCGTGCTGGGCGACGCGCTGGCCGTGGCCTGCGACGAGGGGGCCACTGAACTCGTGGACGTGGCGACGCTGACCGGCGTCAAGATCAGCGCCCTGGGGAATGACATCGCCGCAGTGTTTTCCAACGACCGCGCCCTGGCCGACCGCCTGCGCGCCGCGGCGCATGAAGCAGGCGAGCACATCTGGGAACTGCCCCTGCACGCGCCCTACCTGAAGGCCTACCAGAAAAACACCGTGGCTGACCTGAAAAACAGCGACCTGAACCCGGCCGGTGCAAGCATCAAGGCGGCGCTGTTTCTCTCGCAGTTCGTTACAAGGCCCTGGGCGCATCTGGACATTGCCGGGAATGCCGAGAAAGAAGGCGTGGCGACGGGCTGGGGTGTGGGCACCCTGGTCGAGTACGTTCTGGGCCAGCCTCAGTAA
- a CDS encoding type 4a pilus biogenesis protein PilO: MFSKLAPRNLFVLMLGLALAVIAMWYTFRFQPRQQEISLLRADLDTAQTRVAQLRSAAAQLPELRKTVERLKVEQAEFVRALPQTANFGTVLDEVRRTTAATGADMSTFSVQSGNTAGLPAGVRPIGLNLSVSGTFAELFQTLRALETMGRFTNVNTIALQLPQADSFNPNLESTMALTVYTFDPAQATPGAAGDTPGAPPAAPAAPASPPAGGTSGGTQ, translated from the coding sequence GTGTTCAGTAAGCTCGCTCCCCGCAATCTTTTTGTGCTCATGCTGGGGCTTGCTCTAGCTGTGATCGCCATGTGGTATACCTTCCGCTTCCAGCCGCGCCAGCAGGAAATCAGCCTGCTGCGCGCCGACCTGGATACCGCCCAGACCCGCGTGGCCCAGCTGCGCTCGGCAGCGGCGCAGCTTCCGGAACTGCGGAAAACTGTCGAGCGGCTGAAGGTCGAGCAGGCCGAGTTCGTGCGCGCGCTGCCCCAGACCGCCAACTTCGGCACCGTGCTTGACGAGGTCCGCCGTACCACAGCGGCGACCGGCGCCGACATGTCCACCTTCAGTGTTCAGAGTGGCAACACGGCGGGGCTTCCTGCCGGCGTGCGGCCGATCGGACTGAACCTGAGCGTGAGCGGAACTTTCGCAGAACTGTTCCAGACCCTGCGTGCCCTGGAGACCATGGGCCGCTTTACCAATGTGAACACGATCGCCCTGCAACTGCCTCAGGCCGACAGCTTCAACCCCAACCTGGAAAGCACCATGGCCCTGACGGTCTACACCTTTGATCCTGCACAGGCCACACCCGGTGCGGCTGGCGATACCCCCGGCGCGCCGCCAGCAGCCCCTGCGGCGCCCGCCAGCCCGCCCGCCGGCGGCACCTCAGGAGGCACCCAGTGA
- a CDS encoding DUF4032 domain-containing protein: MQVHDQARHEVERARHLSDLRDLLALVRRQPNELLPFDWVRHLCPESERALGVQTIEVEDIIGSVDRYREFDRHYLPKEPHLDERWIGVRAAQLQGRELPPIQVYKVGDKYFVKDGNHRTSVARRQGQKYIEADVIELSVAFAPDENDTLRDLIIKGEYARFLRNTRLHEIVPHHRPICFTTPGRYEKLLEHIRTRQYFMDRKPERAGMPPVTWEEAVESWYRRLYLRVVENLETHDVMRRFPGRTEADLYLWIMDHRYFLSQRDGHDVGSEEATMDFSARHAPPVYKRVGQRVRLLLRGQLRPTM; encoded by the coding sequence ATGCAAGTTCACGACCAGGCACGCCATGAAGTCGAACGCGCACGTCACCTCAGTGACCTGCGGGATCTGCTCGCTCTCGTGCGCCGTCAGCCCAACGAACTGCTTCCGTTTGACTGGGTGCGCCACCTCTGCCCGGAAAGCGAGCGCGCCCTTGGCGTGCAGACCATCGAGGTGGAGGACATCATCGGGTCGGTTGACCGCTACCGCGAATTCGACCGGCATTACCTGCCCAAGGAACCCCACCTTGACGAACGCTGGATCGGCGTGCGCGCCGCGCAGCTTCAGGGGCGCGAACTGCCACCTATCCAGGTGTACAAGGTAGGCGACAAGTACTTCGTCAAGGACGGCAACCACCGTACCAGCGTGGCGCGGCGGCAGGGACAGAAATACATCGAGGCCGACGTGATCGAACTCAGCGTGGCCTTCGCACCCGACGAAAATGACACCCTGCGCGACCTGATCATCAAGGGCGAATACGCCCGGTTCCTGCGCAACACCCGCCTGCACGAGATCGTTCCCCACCACCGGCCAATCTGCTTTACCACCCCAGGCCGCTACGAAAAACTGCTGGAGCACATCCGCACCCGCCAGTACTTTATGGACCGTAAGCCCGAACGTGCCGGGATGCCGCCGGTAACCTGGGAGGAGGCGGTGGAAAGCTGGTACCGGCGCCTGTACCTGCGGGTCGTGGAAAACCTGGAAACCCACGACGTCATGCGGCGTTTCCCCGGACGCACCGAAGCTGACCTGTACCTGTGGATCATGGACCACCGCTATTTCCTGAGCCAGAGGGATGGCCATGACGTCGGCAGTGAGGAAGCCACCATGGACTTCAGCGCCCGTCACGCGCCGCCCGTGTACAAGCGGGTCGGTCAGCGGGTCAGGCTGCTGCTGCGCGGTCAGCTGCGGCCAACCATGTAA
- a CDS encoding mismatch-specific DNA-glycosylase, translated as MTDPLFELPVPDLTGSGEYLVPDVLQEGLTLVLVGTAPSRISARAQAYYANPKNKFWATLHEVGLTPRQLVPREYPLLPAFGIGLTDVAKRHSGVDAALPGEAWAPHELRAKVRRYRPQLVAFTSKRGASETLRVPTGQLPYGPQTQLLESAEVWVLPSTSPLGHNHFQLAPWQALSKRFHELRA; from the coding sequence ATGACTGACCCGCTGTTCGAGTTGCCAGTCCCTGACCTGACCGGCAGCGGTGAGTACCTGGTCCCTGACGTGCTCCAAGAAGGCCTGACACTGGTGCTGGTGGGGACTGCTCCCAGCCGCATCAGTGCACGGGCGCAGGCCTACTACGCCAACCCCAAGAACAAATTCTGGGCAACGCTGCACGAGGTGGGCCTGACCCCCAGGCAGCTCGTGCCCCGGGAATACCCGCTGCTGCCTGCCTTCGGGATTGGACTGACCGACGTGGCCAAGCGCCACAGCGGCGTGGACGCCGCGCTGCCTGGCGAAGCGTGGGCACCTCATGAACTGCGTGCCAAAGTCCGCCGGTATCGCCCACAGCTCGTGGCGTTTACCAGCAAGCGCGGCGCTTCCGAAACACTGCGGGTTCCGACCGGGCAACTGCCCTATGGGCCTCAGACTCAGCTTCTGGAAAGCGCTGAGGTCTGGGTGCTGCCCAGTACCAGTCCGCTGGGACACAACCATTTTCAGCTGGCGCCCTGGCAAGCTTTGAGCAAACGGTTTCACGAGCTCCGTGCCTGA
- a CDS encoding DAK2 domain-containing protein, with translation MLRYATDWLAVYREQVNALNVYPVPDGDTGTNMHLTMQSVRRELDTCDENSMPGVARAISYGALLGARGNSGVILSQLLKGFAEVIRDAQEIDGALLSQAFQAAQKTGYGAVMKPVEGTILTVARGVAEGALLQQTGTPAQVLESALIRGQDLLDQTPEMLPALKQAGVIDSGGQGYLYIVQGMLAQLRGEALPPAPEITSYAQQQFETEEFGFCTEFLMSDATKPIEEIRELVSPFGDSLLVVGAEGYVKGHIHTNEPDQLLATVGRHGRMLKTKVEDMSEQHTEILGMAGAAARAEEEVSPSGLVAVASGYGLVKLFRSLGARIVSGGQTANPSVQDIVDAVKSVSAEKVVILPNNKNVLMAAEKAMELMDGRAVVIPTRTLGQGIGAALAFSPDIPAEDLREVMEGASRAVTTFEVTRASRTTSITTKTGVTLAIAEGDVIGLQDDELVQAGGSPEDSVLAMLNQGYSGQEIVTVFGGPQKTQEDLDALVARIQEAFPMVEVEAHAGGPDLYDYLVTLE, from the coding sequence ATGCTGCGCTACGCCACCGACTGGCTCGCGGTCTACCGCGAACAGGTCAACGCCCTCAACGTCTATCCCGTACCCGACGGCGACACCGGCACCAACATGCACCTGACGATGCAGTCGGTGCGCCGTGAACTCGATACCTGTGATGAAAACAGCATGCCGGGAGTGGCCCGGGCCATCAGTTACGGCGCCCTCCTGGGCGCACGCGGAAACAGCGGCGTCATTCTGTCGCAGCTGCTCAAGGGCTTTGCCGAGGTCATCCGTGACGCCCAGGAAATTGACGGCGCGCTGCTGAGCCAGGCGTTCCAGGCTGCACAGAAAACCGGTTACGGAGCCGTCATGAAGCCGGTGGAGGGGACCATTCTGACTGTGGCCCGCGGTGTGGCCGAAGGCGCTCTGCTGCAGCAGACCGGCACCCCCGCGCAGGTGCTGGAAAGCGCCCTGATCCGCGGCCAGGACCTGCTGGACCAGACGCCCGAGATGCTGCCGGCCCTCAAGCAGGCGGGCGTGATCGACAGCGGCGGTCAGGGGTACCTGTATATCGTGCAGGGCATGCTCGCCCAGTTACGCGGCGAGGCGCTGCCGCCAGCCCCGGAAATCACCAGCTACGCCCAGCAGCAGTTCGAAACCGAGGAATTCGGCTTCTGCACCGAATTTCTGATGAGCGACGCCACCAAGCCGATCGAGGAGATCCGCGAACTGGTCAGTCCGTTCGGAGACAGCCTGCTGGTGGTCGGCGCCGAGGGCTACGTCAAAGGCCACATCCACACCAACGAGCCCGACCAGCTGCTGGCTACCGTGGGCCGGCATGGACGCATGCTGAAAACCAAGGTCGAGGACATGAGCGAGCAGCACACCGAGATCCTGGGGATGGCCGGCGCCGCCGCCCGTGCCGAGGAGGAAGTCTCTCCTTCCGGGCTGGTGGCGGTGGCCAGCGGCTACGGGCTGGTCAAGCTGTTCCGCTCGCTGGGCGCGCGTATCGTCTCGGGTGGACAGACCGCCAATCCCAGCGTGCAGGACATCGTGGACGCCGTGAAGTCGGTAAGCGCCGAGAAGGTCGTGATCCTGCCCAACAATAAGAACGTCCTGATGGCCGCCGAGAAAGCCATGGAGCTGATGGACGGACGCGCCGTGGTCATCCCCACCCGCACGCTGGGGCAGGGCATCGGAGCGGCGCTGGCCTTCAGCCCCGACATACCTGCCGAGGACCTGCGCGAGGTCATGGAAGGTGCCTCGCGGGCCGTGACCACCTTTGAGGTGACCCGGGCCAGCCGCACCACCAGTATCACCACAAAAACCGGCGTCACGCTGGCCATTGCAGAAGGTGACGTGATCGGTCTGCAGGATGATGAGCTGGTCCAGGCTGGCGGTTCGCCGGAGGACAGCGTGCTGGCGATGCTCAACCAGGGCTATAGCGGTCAGGAGATTGTGACTGTCTTTGGTGGTCCGCAAAAAACCCAGGAAGACCTGGACGCTCTCGTGGCGCGCATTCAGGAAGCCTTCCCGATGGTGGAGGTCGAAGCCCATGCCGGCGGACCGGACCTGTATGACTACCTGGTGACCCTGGAGTAA
- a CDS encoding glyoxalase — translation MLLGLDHVQVNAPFGHEEQARAFFGAFLGLPELLKPEILRPNGGVWFALPDGRQIHTGVVEVFVPSSKGHVCLFCDDLEAVLTRAEQFGVLCSLDTRLPLRRLYLSDPWGNRMEIVEGRRSSVAAHGPMGS, via the coding sequence ATGCTTCTGGGACTGGATCATGTGCAGGTGAACGCTCCCTTTGGCCATGAGGAGCAAGCGCGGGCTTTCTTCGGGGCTTTTCTGGGCCTTCCTGAACTGCTGAAGCCGGAAATCCTGCGGCCCAACGGTGGTGTCTGGTTCGCGCTGCCTGATGGACGGCAGATTCATACTGGTGTTGTGGAGGTGTTCGTCCCCAGTTCCAAAGGGCACGTCTGCCTGTTCTGCGACGACCTGGAGGCGGTGCTGACGCGAGCAGAGCAGTTCGGTGTGCTGTGTAGCCTGGACACTCGCCTGCCCCTGCGCCGCCTCTACCTCTCGGACCCCTGGGGAAACCGCATGGAGATTGTCGAGGGACGTCGCTCAAGCGTTGCAGCCCATGGCCCTATGGGGAGTTGA
- the murF gene encoding UDP-N-acetylmuramoyl-tripeptide--D-alanyl-D-alanine ligase: MLDPHATLPFAAVPHPEARPARRLTWDSREASPDVAFVALPGERMHGNAFVEAALAAGAPFVLTDLDVPRALRVPSQEESNARDALFAWARQERARNSLVVGITGSAGKTTAKSYAAAALEAHYMPVYNTMPAIACFLIEYGASDRPLVVEMGIDRIGEMAELVDLVRPDVGVVTSIGPAHLEQLGSIEGIAREKGVILQGRRALVGAQAAPYYSQNPGVESYGFGNVTHAGQDLQVTPEGAGFSYGGVDVALPLAAPVQAEAAVLGMVLAQQAGIPLEAAASRLAQVSLPGGRYRVHPGRYTVIDDAYNASPLAVQAALDALGALPGRRISVLGRMLELGPTERELHAQVGSYARERADLTYGVGPFAAELGDRAFATVPELLGALTAEVRDGDVVLIKASRGISWTPEQRAQEGVGLDVVVNALLQARDNG; the protein is encoded by the coding sequence ATGCTCGACCCGCACGCAACGCTTCCCTTTGCTGCTGTTCCCCACCCGGAGGCCCGCCCGGCCCGGCGCCTCACCTGGGATTCGCGGGAGGCCTCCCCCGACGTGGCGTTTGTCGCTCTGCCCGGCGAGCGGATGCATGGAAACGCTTTTGTGGAAGCCGCCCTGGCCGCCGGCGCTCCGTTCGTCCTGACCGATCTGGACGTACCGCGCGCCCTGCGGGTTCCCAGCCAGGAAGAAAGTAACGCCAGGGACGCGCTGTTCGCCTGGGCCCGCCAGGAACGGGCGCGGAATTCACTGGTGGTCGGGATCACCGGCAGTGCGGGCAAGACCACCGCCAAAAGCTACGCGGCGGCGGCATTGGAAGCCCATTACATGCCGGTGTACAACACCATGCCGGCCATCGCCTGCTTTCTGATCGAGTACGGCGCCTCGGACCGGCCTCTGGTGGTTGAAATGGGCATTGACCGCATCGGCGAAATGGCTGAGCTCGTTGATCTGGTCCGGCCGGATGTGGGCGTGGTCACGTCTATCGGGCCGGCGCACCTGGAGCAGCTCGGAAGCATTGAAGGTATCGCACGGGAAAAAGGCGTGATTCTGCAGGGCAGGCGCGCCTTGGTGGGAGCCCAGGCAGCGCCCTACTATTCCCAGAACCCAGGCGTGGAAAGCTACGGCTTCGGCAACGTAACCCATGCCGGTCAGGATCTGCAGGTCACGCCGGAAGGCGCAGGCTTTTCCTACGGCGGCGTGGACGTTGCTCTCCCGCTGGCCGCGCCGGTTCAGGCAGAAGCAGCGGTGCTGGGCATGGTGCTCGCGCAGCAAGCGGGAATTCCACTGGAGGCAGCGGCCAGCAGGCTGGCCCAGGTCAGCCTTCCCGGGGGCCGCTACCGGGTGCATCCGGGGCGTTACACGGTGATCGACGACGCGTACAACGCCTCTCCACTGGCGGTTCAGGCTGCCCTGGACGCGCTTGGTGCTCTGCCTGGACGGCGTATCAGCGTGCTTGGGCGCATGCTGGAACTGGGGCCGACCGAACGCGAACTGCATGCCCAGGTCGGCTCTTACGCCCGTGAGCGGGCCGACCTGACCTATGGTGTGGGCCCCTTTGCCGCCGAGCTGGGTGACCGGGCTTTTGCCACGGTGCCGGAACTGCTCGGTGCGTTGACTGCTGAAGTCCGTGACGGCGACGTGGTGCTGATCAAGGCCAGCCGCGGTATCAGCTGGACACCTGAGCAGCGCGCCCAGGAAGGGGTGGGACTGGACGTGGTGGTCAATGCCCTGCTGCAGGCGCGCGACAACGGCTGA
- the pilM gene encoding type IV pilus assembly protein PilM gives MSSLFQRLLNPRPNALGVEIGTSSIKVVALRPGSPPSLQHALMVPTPIGSMRDGLVVEPQAVATELKNLLAEHRITTRHAVTAVPNQAAVTRNIMVPKMDRKDLREAIRWEAERYIPYPIDEVSLDFDLLDDPDTVPDDGQMEVLIAAAPTEAVARQVEVLRLAGLEPTVVDLKSFATLRALRGNLLGEHLTKSTLTGSNYTESGEVALVLEIGASSSVINLVRGERVLMARNINVSADDFTAALQKAFDLDFTAAEEVKLGYATATTPTEDEEDLLNFDQSREQYSPARVFEVVRPVLGDLITEMRRSLEFYRVQSGDVVIDRTFLAGGGAKMRGLAAAISDALGFRVEVASPWLIVQTDQANVDTGYLQANAPEFTVPLGLALRGVTGRG, from the coding sequence ATGTCGAGTCTGTTTCAACGTCTACTCAACCCGCGCCCCAATGCTCTCGGTGTGGAAATCGGAACCAGCTCCATCAAAGTGGTGGCGCTGCGTCCTGGTTCACCACCTTCCCTCCAGCACGCCCTGATGGTTCCTACTCCCATTGGGAGCATGCGCGACGGTCTCGTCGTGGAACCGCAGGCGGTGGCCACAGAGCTTAAAAATCTGCTGGCCGAGCACCGGATCACCACCCGGCACGCGGTCACGGCGGTTCCCAACCAGGCAGCCGTGACCCGTAACATCATGGTGCCGAAGATGGACCGCAAGGACCTTCGGGAGGCCATTCGCTGGGAAGCAGAGCGTTACATTCCCTATCCCATCGATGAGGTCAGCCTGGACTTCGATCTGCTTGATGACCCGGACACGGTGCCTGATGACGGCCAGATGGAAGTGTTGATTGCCGCGGCACCGACTGAAGCTGTTGCGCGGCAGGTCGAGGTGCTGCGGCTGGCAGGTCTGGAGCCGACCGTCGTAGACCTCAAGAGCTTTGCGACCCTGCGTGCGTTGCGCGGCAACCTGCTGGGCGAGCATCTCACGAAAAGCACCCTGACCGGCAGCAATTACACCGAATCCGGCGAGGTCGCCCTGGTCCTGGAGATCGGCGCCAGCAGCAGCGTCATCAATCTGGTGCGGGGTGAGCGGGTGCTGATGGCCCGCAACATCAATGTCTCAGCCGATGACTTCACGGCGGCACTGCAAAAAGCCTTTGACCTGGACTTTACGGCAGCCGAGGAAGTCAAACTGGGGTACGCAACAGCCACCACTCCCACCGAAGACGAGGAAGATCTGCTGAACTTCGATCAGTCACGCGAACAGTACAGCCCCGCCCGGGTGTTTGAAGTGGTGCGCCCGGTGCTGGGCGACCTGATTACCGAAATGCGCCGCAGCCTCGAGTTCTACCGCGTTCAGAGCGGTGATGTGGTTATCGACCGGACGTTCCTGGCCGGCGGCGGCGCCAAGATGCGTGGTCTGGCCGCCGCCATCAGCGACGCCCTGGGATTCCGGGTCGAGGTCGCCAGTCCCTGGCTGATCGTGCAGACGGATCAGGCCAACGTGGACACCGGCTATCTGCAGGCCAACGCCCCCGAGTTCACGGTGCCGCTGGGCCTGGCCCTGCGGGGGGTGACTGGCCGTGGTTGA